Proteins encoded together in one Prevotella scopos JCM 17725 window:
- a CDS encoding polysaccharide biosynthesis/export family protein, whose protein sequence is MKKIIFSLIVTAMIMAMTGCGSSKGFTYLENADSISLAASRGLYDARIMPKDELTITVNTTDPEAAAPFNLQVRNQLGGGKQVSSGGGSLQGYLVDNSGFINFPVIGKIHVSGLTKPECEDLIKSKIQPYLARTENPIVTVRMSSYHITVLGEVGQPGVIPVSTEKMSVLEAIAQAGDLGVYGKRDNIMLIREDPTGQKHVVRLNLNDANLLNSPYYYLQQNDVLYVQPNSVKAKNSGVGSSTTLWFSFIGIVTSVASLLVNVLRK, encoded by the coding sequence ATGAAAAAGATTATTTTCTCCCTCATAGTTACGGCTATGATTATGGCCATGACGGGATGTGGCTCAAGTAAAGGCTTTACTTACTTAGAAAATGCTGATTCTATTAGTCTTGCTGCCTCACGAGGTCTGTATGATGCACGCATCATGCCAAAAGATGAGTTGACGATTACAGTGAATACTACTGATCCAGAAGCTGCAGCTCCTTTCAATTTGCAGGTACGTAACCAGTTGGGAGGTGGCAAACAGGTTAGTTCAGGTGGTGGTTCGCTACAAGGTTACTTGGTTGACAACTCAGGTTTCATCAATTTCCCTGTGATTGGTAAGATTCATGTCAGTGGTTTGACAAAGCCTGAATGCGAAGACCTTATCAAGAGTAAGATTCAGCCATATTTGGCACGCACTGAGAATCCAATCGTAACTGTTCGTATGAGTAGTTATCATATAACCGTTCTTGGTGAAGTTGGTCAGCCAGGTGTTATCCCTGTATCAACAGAGAAGATGAGTGTTTTGGAAGCAATTGCGCAAGCTGGTGATCTTGGTGTTTATGGAAAGCGTGATAACATCATGTTGATTCGTGAAGATCCAACAGGTCAGAAGCATGTTGTACGTTTGAATCTCAATGATGCAAACCTGCTTAACTCACCTTACTATTATCTTCAGCAGAATGATGTACTCTATGTTCAGCCAAACAGTGTAAAGGCTAAGAACTCAGGTGTTGGTAGTTCTACTACTCTTTGGTTCTCTTTCATTGGTATCGTGACATCAGTTGCATCGTTACTCGTAAACGTATTGAGAAAATAA
- a CDS encoding metallophosphoesterase → MGFGWIIVFLLVLLLGCGYVSWHVWQILPLAVVGKWIVVGVLLLFIVCFFTNFILGLDNKPMPIAVTLYELGNSAVFIGLYLLLFFLALDLGRLLHLVPRSFLYNSWTGTVSVVVIMIGLFVYGYFNYLHKERVPLSLQSAKAMKKQHRLVMMTDLHLGYHNRADEFRKWVDKVNEEQPEAILIAGDIIDGSIRALIDQDMAAEFRRLKAPVYACLGNHEYISGEPRAKKFYQDAGIHLLIDNHSLVPLAGGDTILVVGRDDRTNKKRASLQHLMESAPKGYYTILMDHQPYYLEEAQQAGIDFQLSGHTHYGQVWPVSWIEDIIYEDAFGPLQKGNTHYYVSSGIGIWGGKFRIGTRSEYVVADIR, encoded by the coding sequence ATGGGTTTTGGTTGGATAATAGTATTTCTTTTGGTCCTTCTACTGGGCTGTGGATATGTAAGTTGGCATGTGTGGCAGATTTTGCCTCTTGCTGTAGTAGGTAAGTGGATTGTTGTTGGAGTATTATTACTTTTCATCGTATGCTTCTTTACTAATTTTATATTAGGTTTGGATAATAAGCCAATGCCAATAGCAGTGACGTTGTATGAACTTGGCAATTCTGCTGTGTTTATTGGGCTGTATCTGTTGTTATTTTTCCTTGCGCTTGACTTGGGAAGATTACTTCATCTTGTTCCTCGTTCTTTTCTTTATAATAGTTGGACAGGTACAGTGTCAGTAGTTGTCATTATGATAGGATTGTTCGTTTATGGATATTTCAATTATTTGCATAAAGAGCGTGTACCCTTGAGTTTACAGTCTGCTAAAGCGATGAAAAAGCAACATCGTTTGGTGATGATGACCGACCTTCATTTAGGTTATCATAATCGTGCAGATGAGTTTAGAAAGTGGGTTGATAAGGTGAATGAAGAGCAGCCTGAGGCTATTCTCATAGCAGGAGATATTATTGATGGTAGTATTCGTGCGCTCATAGACCAAGATATGGCAGCTGAGTTTCGTCGTCTGAAAGCACCTGTTTATGCATGTTTGGGTAATCATGAGTATATAAGTGGTGAACCACGTGCAAAGAAGTTTTATCAAGATGCAGGTATTCATTTACTAATAGATAATCATAGCTTGGTTCCATTGGCAGGTGGCGATACGATTCTTGTTGTCGGGCGTGATGACAGAACGAATAAGAAGCGTGCTAGTCTTCAGCATCTAATGGAGTCTGCACCAAAGGGCTATTATACGATTTTAATGGATCATCAACCTTACTATTTGGAAGAGGCGCAGCAGGCAGGCATTGACTTTCAACTCTCTGGACATACTCATTATGGACAAGTGTGGCCGGTTAGTTGGATAGAAGATATTATCTACGAGGATGCTTTTGGCCCTTTACAGAAAGGTAATACACATTATTATGTGTCTTCAGGAATAGGTATTTGGGGTGGTAAATTCCGTATCGGCACAAGGTCAGAGTATGTGGTAGCAGATATTCGGTAA
- a CDS encoding MATE family efflux transporter, whose protein sequence is MDNWNKEILRLAIPSIISNVTVPLLGLVDLAVVGHIGNETYISAIAVGSMVFNVMYWLLGFLRMGTSGMTSQAYGRQDEQECLNILLRTLMIGLGMGILFIVAQRGIEWGMLRLMNTPEASWSFVATYFRIVIWGAPAMLGLYGLTGWFIGMQDTRTPMVVAVLQNVVNILASLIFVFVLGWKISGVAAGTVLAQWVGFMVSLYAAYRRISSEKEQGLTSEKSGLMVLQTTFCRVLVMRGEWREFFRVNKDIFLRTLCLVAVNFFFTSAGGKQGAMMLAVNTLLMTLFTLFSYLMDGFAYAGEALSGKYYGAGDTKGLRITVRRLFGFGVIMALMFTAVYVFGGVGFLHLLTSDGSVVAAAQPYLFWAYLIPMAGMAAFVLDGVFIGLTATKGMLFSTAMAMIVFFVVYYLFWNSFGNDALWIAFLSFLGMRGIASILWVRRYLVIF, encoded by the coding sequence ATGGATAACTGGAACAAGGAGATTCTTCGCCTTGCCATCCCGTCTATAATAAGTAATGTGACGGTACCACTGTTAGGTCTTGTTGACTTAGCTGTGGTGGGACATATTGGTAATGAGACTTATATCAGTGCAATAGCTGTTGGTTCAATGGTATTTAATGTCATGTACTGGTTGTTAGGATTCTTACGTATGGGTACGAGTGGTATGACATCACAAGCGTATGGCAGGCAAGATGAGCAGGAGTGTCTGAATATTCTTTTACGCACGCTGATGATTGGGTTAGGGATGGGAATCCTCTTTATTGTCGCACAGCGTGGCATAGAGTGGGGGATGCTTCGGCTAATGAATACGCCAGAAGCTTCGTGGAGTTTTGTTGCTACCTATTTTAGGATTGTTATATGGGGCGCTCCTGCAATGTTAGGACTTTATGGACTGACTGGATGGTTTATCGGAATGCAGGATACGCGTACTCCAATGGTAGTGGCTGTATTGCAGAATGTGGTCAATATCCTTGCCTCTTTAATCTTTGTTTTTGTTCTTGGCTGGAAGATTAGTGGTGTTGCTGCGGGTACAGTTCTGGCTCAATGGGTTGGTTTCATGGTTTCTTTATATGCCGCATATAGACGGATTTCGTCTGAGAAAGAACAGGGGCTAACTTCGGAGAAAAGTGGTCTTATGGTGTTGCAGACTACATTCTGTCGTGTACTTGTAATGAGGGGAGAATGGAGAGAGTTCTTTCGTGTCAATAAGGATATCTTCTTGCGAACCCTTTGTTTGGTGGCAGTAAATTTCTTTTTCACCTCAGCTGGAGGAAAACAAGGAGCAATGATGTTGGCAGTGAATACATTATTGATGACTTTGTTTACGCTTTTCTCTTATCTGATGGATGGCTTTGCATACGCAGGAGAGGCACTTAGTGGTAAGTACTATGGTGCTGGTGATACAAAAGGGCTGCGTATAACAGTTCGTCGATTGTTTGGCTTTGGTGTCATTATGGCATTGATGTTTACTGCAGTTTACGTCTTTGGAGGTGTAGGGTTCCTTCATCTTCTTACCAGTGATGGATCTGTTGTGGCAGCAGCACAGCCCTATCTCTTTTGGGCTTACCTTATTCCCATGGCTGGAATGGCAGCTTTTGTGTTAGATGGTGTATTTATTGGGTTGACAGCAACTAAGGGAATGTTATTCTCAACAGCTATGGCAATGATAGTATTCTTTGTTGTTTATTATCTGTTTTGGAATAGTTTTGGAAATGATGCCTTATGGATAGCTTTTCTGTCGTTTCTTGGAATGAGAGGAATAGCCTCTATTCTCTGGGTACGTCGATATTTAGTAATATTTTAA
- a CDS encoding FKBP-type peptidyl-prolyl cis-trans isomerase produces MGKKQEYKLKNEEYLRELSQKEGIKTLPNDLLYEIIKEGSGEGKVTARSIVTCHYRGSLITGKVFDDSWQRGIPEAFRVNELITGFQTALLAMHKGDHWRVYIPYQAGYGTKRDGAIPAFSTLIFEIELFDIG; encoded by the coding sequence ATGGGAAAGAAACAAGAATATAAATTAAAGAATGAGGAATACCTTCGAGAACTGAGTCAGAAAGAAGGAATAAAGACACTTCCAAATGATTTACTTTACGAAATAATCAAGGAAGGAAGCGGTGAGGGAAAAGTGACAGCACGTTCCATTGTCACTTGCCATTATCGTGGAAGTCTTATTACGGGTAAAGTGTTCGATGATAGTTGGCAAAGGGGTATCCCTGAGGCTTTCCGTGTGAACGAGTTGATTACGGGCTTTCAAACAGCGCTCCTAGCAATGCATAAAGGCGACCATTGGCGTGTTTACATTCCGTATCAGGCGGGCTATGGCACAAAGCGTGATGGTGCTATTCCCGCTTTTTCCACTTTGATTTTCGAGATTGAACTCTTTGATATCGGATGA
- a CDS encoding GTP-binding protein has product MKVKETPVLLLTGYLGSGKTTLVNKILANKKGIKFAVIVNDIGEVNIDADLIEAGGVVDQKDDSLVALQNGCICCTLKMDLVQQLNEIVSQKKFDYIVIEASGICEPAPIAQTICAYPQMYPDLAKNGKAVLDAIVTVVDARRMCDEFSAGNDLLKKDLQEDDIENLLIQQIEFCNIILLNKVDDVSKEELGLVKEIIRSLQPKAEMIECNYGDVDLDKIINTGNFDFDKVATSATWIAEIEGNEHEDDEHEGHEHHHDHHDHEDHHEHHHHCHHHHGLENEESGEALEYNIQTFVYYARRPFDINFFDDFVARQWPKQIIRCKGLCYFANEKDICYVFEQAGKQVSLRNAGQWYATMPPFQLRELLENNPKLKKDWEEPYGDRMQKLVFIGQDLDKEAITKALDTCLTDF; this is encoded by the coding sequence ATGAAAGTAAAAGAAACTCCTGTCCTCCTGCTGACAGGTTATTTAGGCAGTGGTAAGACTACTTTAGTAAACAAGATTCTTGCCAACAAGAAAGGCATTAAGTTTGCCGTTATCGTCAACGATATTGGCGAAGTAAATATTGATGCCGACCTCATTGAGGCAGGCGGTGTTGTTGACCAGAAGGACGATTCACTTGTTGCGCTTCAGAATGGCTGCATCTGCTGTACACTGAAGATGGACTTAGTGCAGCAACTGAATGAAATCGTTTCACAGAAGAAGTTTGACTATATCGTCATTGAGGCAAGTGGCATCTGCGAACCAGCTCCAATCGCACAAACGATTTGTGCTTATCCTCAGATGTATCCAGACTTAGCAAAGAATGGTAAGGCTGTACTCGATGCTATTGTAACAGTTGTTGATGCACGCCGTATGTGTGACGAATTCTCAGCTGGTAACGACCTTCTGAAGAAGGATTTGCAAGAAGATGACATCGAGAACTTACTTATTCAGCAAATTGAGTTCTGTAATATAATCCTCCTAAACAAAGTTGATGACGTCAGCAAGGAAGAATTAGGATTGGTGAAGGAGATTATCCGCTCACTTCAACCAAAGGCAGAGATGATAGAATGTAACTATGGTGATGTTGATTTAGACAAGATTATCAACACAGGCAACTTCGATTTCGACAAGGTTGCTACCTCAGCAACATGGATTGCCGAGATTGAGGGTAACGAGCATGAAGATGATGAGCATGAAGGTCATGAGCATCATCACGACCATCACGACCACGAAGATCATCATGAGCACCACCACCATTGCCATCATCATCATGGCTTGGAAAATGAAGAGAGTGGTGAAGCCTTGGAATACAACATCCAGACCTTCGTCTATTATGCACGCCGCCCGTTTGACATCAACTTCTTTGATGATTTCGTAGCACGCCAGTGGCCAAAGCAGATTATCCGTTGTAAAGGTCTCTGTTACTTTGCTAATGAAAAGGATATTTGCTACGTCTTTGAACAAGCAGGTAAGCAAGTAAGTCTTCGCAATGCTGGTCAATGGTATGCCACCATGCCTCCATTCCAGTTGCGTGAATTATTAGAGAACAATCCAAAACTTAAAAAGGATTGGGAAGAACCCTACGGTGACAGAATGCAGAAATTAGTATTTATTGGTCAAGACCTTGACAAAGAGGCCATAACCAAAGCTTTGGATACCTGTCTTACTGATTTCTAA
- a CDS encoding glucosaminidase domain-containing protein, translating into MKRYIFFILSFLYILPGVVVGQAKWNQTYQSYINQYKDMAIEGMLKYGVPASITLAQGLLESGAGRGRLVLLGNNHFGIKCHGWTGRTISHDDDERGECFRAYNSALESYEDHCRFLRERPRYQSLFSLDRTDYRGWAYGLKRAGYATNPVYAQSLINIIELYKLYVYDTAKSYDRFMAHHSGENTTIPSIGNGRLNSVQVLGAHTINKYNENYYIVVRQGDSFKSLSKELEISAGKLAKYNERDKHDRLIPGEFIWLKKKQKKAPKEFKKRPYYVRKSESLYDIAQRYGIRLKSLIKKNESIAERGLRIGDEVRLY; encoded by the coding sequence ATGAAGCGATATATCTTTTTTATCCTTTCATTCCTCTATATATTACCCGGCGTTGTAGTTGGACAAGCAAAGTGGAATCAGACTTATCAATCGTATATTAATCAGTATAAAGACATGGCTATCGAAGGTATGCTGAAGTATGGTGTGCCAGCCAGTATCACTCTAGCACAAGGACTGCTTGAGAGTGGAGCGGGACGAGGCAGGCTTGTTCTTCTTGGGAATAATCACTTCGGCATCAAATGTCATGGGTGGACGGGGCGTACAATCTCACATGATGATGATGAAAGGGGAGAGTGCTTCCGTGCATACAATAGTGCTTTAGAGAGCTATGAAGATCATTGTAGGTTTCTGCGTGAGCGTCCACGTTATCAAAGTCTGTTTAGTTTGGATAGGACAGATTATCGTGGTTGGGCATACGGCTTGAAGCGTGCTGGTTATGCTACTAATCCTGTTTATGCACAGAGTTTGATAAATATCATAGAGCTTTATAAGCTTTACGTGTATGATACTGCCAAAAGTTACGATCGCTTCATGGCTCATCATAGTGGTGAAAACACTACTATACCTAGTATTGGTAATGGTCGTTTGAATTCTGTTCAGGTTTTAGGCGCACACACTATAAATAAATATAATGAAAATTACTATATTGTTGTAAGACAGGGAGATTCATTTAAGTCTTTAAGTAAAGAATTAGAGATTAGTGCGGGTAAACTGGCTAAGTACAACGAGCGTGATAAGCATGATCGTCTTATCCCAGGTGAATTTATCTGGTTGAAGAAGAAACAGAAGAAAGCTCCGAAAGAGTTTAAGAAACGCCCTTATTATGTACGTAAATCTGAGAGCTTATACGATATTGCGCAGCGGTATGGTATTCGTTTGAAGAGTCTTATAAAGAAGAACGAATCAATTGCTGAACGTGGATTAAGAATAGGTGACGAGGTGCGTTTATATTAA
- a CDS encoding 2-amino-4-hydroxy-6-hydroxymethyldihydropteridine diphosphokinase, with the protein MKTIIALGSNSKQEENISKAQILLKQRFKGIRFSNPVWTEPIGIESDTFLNCIGYFETEYSLEQVRDYLKAIEQIMGDSHENHQRGMVLIDIDLAQYGDKIVKEIIWLQE; encoded by the coding sequence ATGAAGACAATTATTGCACTTGGTTCAAATTCTAAGCAGGAAGAGAACATATCCAAAGCACAGATACTTCTCAAACAACGTTTCAAGGGTATCCGATTTTCTAATCCAGTTTGGACAGAACCTATTGGGATTGAGTCAGATACATTCTTGAATTGTATAGGATATTTTGAAACAGAATATTCTCTTGAACAAGTAAGAGATTACTTAAAAGCAATAGAACAAATCATGGGTGATTCGCACGAAAACCATCAAAGAGGAATGGTTCTGATTGATATTGACCTTGCACAATATGGCGATAAGATTGTAAAAGAAATTATATGGCTGCAAGAATAA
- a CDS encoding tetratricopeptide repeat protein, protein MAARITGKLIITLLLSLTTTFSASAQKSKDAEELGKALEYFTSAKYHEALLIFQRLDKEYKLNERFKAYIGLCYYHDWDYETAAKYLESVMPKLEVFAPHERSIYYYTTAESNFYLKKYKKAIPYYEKTLTVCYEREKGDIYYRLGLCNMFLQLWKPAYDQYVNAEKIYSQYQQEEEVQTRLAQIKRMSTACWANYEATLPKDSLSKTTDNPTNKKNETTQLKNISTIINSLISTILVPYNTLNSVKYIIKKNEKIKLEK, encoded by the coding sequence ATGGCTGCAAGAATAACGGGAAAACTCATCATAACACTTCTGCTATCTCTGACAACAACATTCTCAGCCTCAGCACAGAAGAGCAAGGATGCTGAAGAGTTAGGGAAAGCGCTGGAATACTTTACGTCTGCAAAGTATCATGAAGCCTTGCTCATCTTTCAGCGCTTAGATAAAGAATATAAACTTAACGAACGCTTCAAAGCTTATATCGGCTTATGCTATTACCACGATTGGGACTATGAGACTGCAGCTAAATATTTGGAAAGTGTAATGCCCAAACTGGAAGTGTTCGCCCCTCACGAACGCTCAATCTACTATTATACTACAGCCGAGAGCAACTTTTATCTAAAGAAGTATAAGAAAGCCATCCCCTACTATGAAAAAACTTTAACCGTATGTTATGAACGAGAAAAGGGAGACATCTATTATCGGCTAGGCTTATGTAATATGTTTCTGCAGTTGTGGAAACCTGCTTACGACCAATATGTGAATGCAGAAAAGATTTATAGTCAGTATCAACAGGAAGAAGAGGTGCAAACAAGACTTGCACAAATAAAACGTATGTCAACGGCATGTTGGGCAAACTATGAGGCCACATTACCTAAAGACTCTCTATCAAAAACAACTGACAATCCGACCAACAAAAAGAATGAGACGACGCAATTAAAAAACATATCGACAATTATCAACTCACTGATTTCTACGATATTAGTACCCTATAATACACTCAATTCTGTAAAATATATTATCAAAAAGAATGAGAAAATAAAACTTGAAAAATAA
- a CDS encoding aminotransferase class I/II-fold pyridoxal phosphate-dependent enzyme, with protein MERNRVLLCLAHMSGNEMKYIQEAFDTNWVVPLGPNVNGFEDDLRRFSVSVSPSGVRRNFLEKEEYPQTIMAHEDNPDNLWKESLPELEDKRIVALCSGTSAVHLALVALGVKAGDEVICQSFTFCASSHPVTYLGATPVFVDSEKETWNLDPALLEEAIKDRIAKTGKKPKAIIVVYLYGMPAKIKEILAVADKYDIPVVEDAAEGLGSRYDGQVCGTFGEYGVLSFNGNKMITTSGGGALVCPNEEACNNVMFYATQAREGYPYYQHEKIGFNYRMSNVCAGIGRGQMTVLDEHIAHHHHIAHLYEEAFSKIDGITFHANPSPEYDSNFWLNTMVLDPSVKVKGQENAYKTTVQGAVGGAAGVIHSVDNAHTDCEPNTNVEAMRVFLDKANIESRPLWKPMHKQPCYKDCPAYVNGVSEELFKVGMCLPSGPLVTDDDVKYIVEKIKEAME; from the coding sequence ATGGAAAGAAATCGTGTTTTACTTTGTCTCGCTCATATGAGCGGTAACGAGATGAAATACATCCAAGAGGCGTTTGATACCAATTGGGTGGTGCCATTGGGACCGAATGTCAATGGTTTTGAAGATGACTTGAGACGTTTTTCAGTCTCAGTAAGTCCTTCAGGTGTAAGAAGAAACTTCCTTGAAAAAGAGGAATATCCACAGACAATTATGGCGCATGAGGATAATCCTGATAATCTTTGGAAGGAGTCTTTACCAGAATTGGAGGATAAGCGTATAGTCGCACTCTGTTCTGGTACTTCTGCTGTACACCTCGCTTTAGTAGCATTGGGAGTAAAGGCTGGCGATGAGGTTATCTGTCAGAGTTTTACCTTTTGTGCCAGTTCACATCCAGTAACTTACCTTGGTGCAACTCCAGTGTTTGTTGACTCAGAGAAGGAAACATGGAATCTTGATCCTGCACTTTTGGAGGAAGCTATTAAAGATAGAATCGCTAAGACAGGTAAGAAACCAAAAGCAATCATCGTAGTTTATCTTTATGGTATGCCTGCAAAGATAAAAGAAATTCTTGCAGTAGCAGATAAATATGATATCCCTGTTGTAGAGGATGCTGCAGAGGGTTTAGGTTCAAGATATGACGGACAGGTATGTGGTACCTTTGGTGAGTATGGTGTTCTGTCATTTAATGGAAACAAGATGATTACCACATCAGGTGGTGGTGCACTTGTTTGTCCTAATGAAGAGGCTTGTAATAATGTGATGTTCTATGCAACACAGGCTCGCGAGGGTTATCCATACTATCAGCATGAGAAGATTGGTTTCAACTATCGTATGAGTAATGTTTGTGCTGGTATCGGTCGTGGTCAGATGACAGTTTTAGATGAGCATATTGCTCATCACCATCATATTGCTCATTTATATGAAGAGGCTTTCAGTAAGATAGATGGTATTACTTTCCATGCAAACCCTTCACCAGAGTATGACTCTAATTTCTGGTTGAACACAATGGTCCTAGACCCTTCTGTTAAGGTGAAAGGGCAGGAGAATGCATATAAGACAACAGTACAGGGAGCAGTTGGTGGTGCGGCTGGTGTTATACATTCAGTAGATAATGCACATACTGATTGCGAACCTAATACGAACGTTGAGGCTATGCGTGTCTTCTTGGATAAAGCCAATATCGAGAGTCGTCCGCTTTGGAAACCTATGCACAAGCAGCCTTGTTATAAGGATTGCCCAGCATACGTGAATGGGGTAAGCGAAGAGTTATTTAAAGTTGGTATGTGTTTGCCAAGTGGACCATTGGTTACGGATGATGATGTGAAATATATTGTAGAGAAAATAAAAGAGGCAATGGAATAA
- a CDS encoding sugar transferase: protein MCLKWLFDKLASLFGLLFLSPVLLVVAILIKVKMPGPILFCQKRVGQYGKLFTVYKFRSMTVKAEASVASRDSEATSIASTEQCRITPLGEKLRRYKLDELPELWNVLKGDMSFVGPRPDVPGYADQLQGEERDILKLKPGITGPASLKYRNEEELLASVENPAQYNDEVIFPDKVKLNLYYLKNYSFIKDIQMIICTVLGKKMDYAGEKI from the coding sequence ATGTGTTTAAAATGGTTATTTGATAAACTCGCATCTTTGTTTGGGTTGCTATTCCTTAGTCCAGTATTATTGGTAGTAGCAATTCTAATCAAGGTGAAGATGCCTGGTCCTATATTGTTTTGTCAGAAGAGAGTGGGGCAGTATGGTAAACTGTTTACTGTATATAAGTTTAGATCGATGACTGTCAAGGCTGAGGCTTCTGTGGCAAGTAGGGATTCAGAAGCAACTTCTATTGCTTCAACTGAACAGTGCCGTATCACACCACTTGGAGAGAAACTCAGACGTTATAAGTTGGATGAACTACCAGAACTCTGGAATGTCCTCAAGGGTGATATGAGTTTTGTTGGTCCACGTCCAGACGTTCCTGGTTATGCGGATCAGTTACAAGGTGAGGAAAGAGATATTCTGAAGTTAAAGCCAGGAATAACAGGTCCAGCCAGTTTGAAATATAGAAATGAGGAAGAACTTTTAGCTTCTGTAGAGAATCCTGCTCAATATAATGATGAGGTGATTTTCCCTGATAAAGTAAAGTTAAACCTCTATTATCTAAAGAACTATTCATTTATAAAAGATATTCAAATGATTATCTGTACGGTTCTCGGTAAAAAGATGGACTATGCAGGTGAAAAAATATAG
- a CDS encoding ATP-grasp domain-containing protein, which yields MKCDVIVTYCWNRVGYNIIRSLYEKGLKVVVGDTSSYNICSISKFSVGKFVYRDFKTDEQGFIEDLKKAIKDFSPKVLMPTHDEALIIAKHIDELPKDVIYTMESYEKQVLLSDKHQATILSDSVGVPVPRFIDDIKQATYPIVIKTKFGNSAKGVFFPKKYDEAKNILLKYDTKDILIEEFFAGIDYSVDCVRYDGFFQACTYRSLVTKTDGGGTTTQRILVEMPEIERYSKLILDKVDYKGVCGIDFKVNENTKEAVFIEVNARFTGGLATPMAGGFDIPYIVYSLFTSGKYEHKIQPRMGTKTKWILGDIITLVGKILRCSLTMKEFNQIMSWDFDAFDDYRKEDKKAILGEFLYYFVKLVKNRNLNP from the coding sequence ATGAAATGTGATGTTATTGTAACATATTGTTGGAACCGAGTTGGATATAATATTATTCGTAGCCTTTATGAAAAAGGCTTAAAGGTTGTAGTAGGAGACACATCATCATATAATATTTGCAGTATCTCTAAATTTAGTGTTGGTAAATTTGTCTATAGAGATTTCAAGACAGATGAGCAAGGTTTTATTGAGGATTTGAAGAAAGCTATCAAAGATTTCTCTCCCAAAGTCCTTATGCCCACGCATGATGAAGCCTTAATTATAGCAAAACACATAGATGAGCTTCCTAAGGATGTTATATATACAATGGAATCTTATGAGAAACAAGTTCTGTTGTCTGATAAGCATCAAGCAACTATTTTATCTGATTCTGTTGGTGTACCAGTGCCCCGTTTTATAGACGATATTAAGCAAGCTACATACCCAATAGTAATTAAAACAAAATTTGGGAACTCTGCAAAAGGGGTCTTTTTTCCTAAAAAATATGATGAAGCAAAGAATATTTTACTCAAATATGATACAAAAGATATCTTAATAGAAGAGTTCTTTGCAGGTATAGATTATAGTGTAGACTGTGTTAGGTATGATGGCTTCTTCCAAGCATGTACATATAGATCTTTAGTAACAAAGACAGATGGTGGAGGAACAACAACACAAAGAATTTTGGTTGAAATGCCAGAAATAGAAAGATATTCTAAACTAATTTTAGATAAAGTTGACTATAAAGGAGTTTGTGGTATAGACTTTAAGGTTAATGAAAACACGAAGGAGGCTGTGTTTATTGAGGTTAATGCTCGATTTACTGGCGGTTTAGCAACACCAATGGCGGGTGGTTTCGATATACCTTATATTGTATATTCTCTTTTCACTTCAGGGAAGTATGAGCATAAGATTCAACCACGTATGGGGACAAAGACTAAGTGGATTCTTGGTGATATAATTACTCTTGTGGGTAAAATTCTTCGTTGTTCACTGACAATGAAAGAGTTTAATCAGATTATGAGTTGGGACTTTGATGCTTTTGATGATTATAGAAAAGAAGATAAGAAAGCTATTTTGGGTGAGTTCCTCTATTATTTTGTAAAGTTGGTAAAGAATAGAAATCTGAATCCGTAA